In Lactiplantibacillus pentosus, the sequence CACGAGTAGGACGTGGGTTTTCTTGCATTGAGTCTAACATTTGAGTAGCCGTGATAACAGGCATACCTAAAGCATTGCACTTCTTGATTAAACTCTTTTGTACCAATGGCACATTTTCAGCAGGAATTTCAACACCCATGTCACCACGAGCAACCATTAACCCATCACAAACCTTAAGAATTTCATCGGCGTTGTCGATACCTTCTTGTGATTCGATCTTAGGGAAGATTTGAACGTGTTCCATGTGCTTTTCTTCAAGTAATTCACGGATGTCTAAGACATCTTGTGGCTTACGTACGAATGAAGCAGCAATGTAGTTGATTTCGTGATCCAAACCAAAGCGAATATCGCTTGAGTCCTTTTCAGTAATCCCAGGTAAGTTGATTGAAACGCCAGGAGCGTTAACACCCTTACGTGAGCCTAAGACACCGGCGTTTTGAACAGTTGTAACCAATTCGCGGTTAGCTTCGTCCTTTTCGTCGATCTTCATGTCTAATAAACCATCATCAAAGAGGACATGGCCACCTACATGAACATCATCATAGAGGTTCTTGTAAGTAACGGCAATCTTATCATGGGTCGTATCTAATGATTCGTCCATGCTGATACGAACCTTGTCACCGATCTTGTATTCAGATTTTCCGTTAGCTTGAACGGTCGTCCGAATTTCAGCACCCTTAGTATCAAGCATGATACCAACGGTCTTACCCGTAATCTTTTCTGCTTCGTGAACTTTGTTTAAGCGATCCAAATGTTCTTCGTGGTCACCATGTGAAAAGTTGAAACGGAAAATATTTGCGCCGGCTTCGATCAATTTAACAATAGTGTCAGTATCGGTGCTGGCAGGACCAAGTGTTGAAACAATCTTGGTTTTTTTCATAAGAAAAATCTCTCCCTTGAAAGTTTTTATAAAAAGACATTAACGTCATTTTTATCAAATTAAAATAAGAACAAATGTCGCAGAATTACTTGAATGAGATTTCTTCATTCAGCTTATCTAATGACACTTCAACGTCGTGCTTAGATTCAAATAAATCTAAGATGTTGTGGTTAACTAATTGGTTGTTTTGAATCCCAACCGCTAAGCCACCCTTACCGGCAAGTAAGAGTTCCACAGCGTACGCACCCATCTTGCTGGCCATCACACGGTCTTTAGCAGTTGGGTTACCACCACGTTGCATATGCGCAATGGTGTTGCCACGAGCATCAAAGTCACCATATTCAGATAACTTCTCAACAAATTCCTGGGCACCCATAACGCCTTCAGCTAACACGATCAAGTTACTCCGATGACCATTGGCCCGGTTATGCTTGATCTTGTTGGCGATGGCTTCCATGCTCCAGTCAACTTCTGGAACGACAATTGCAGTCGCACCAATTGAAACACCAGACCATAAGGCAACGTCACCAGCGCCACGGCCCATAACTTCCACAACGAAAGTCCGGTCATGACTGTGTGCCGTATCATAAATCCGGTCAAGAGCTTGCACGTTCGTATTGACAGCCGTGTCAAAACCAATCGTGAAGTCCGTGTAAGGAATATCGTTATCGATCGTTCCTGGAAGACCAATCGTATTGTAGCCATGTTCTGTCAGGCGCAAGGCACCGTGATAAGAACCGTCGCCACCGATAACAACTAAAGCATCAATACCAAACCGCTTTAATTGTTCGATCCCCTTTAATTGACCTTCTTCATGGGCAAATTCTGGGTAACGTGCGGAGTATAACAAGGTTCCGCCGCGTTGAATGACACCATCTAAGTCGGCTGCTTCTATTTTGTGAATGTCACCGGCAACTAATCCAGCAAAGCCGTAATTGATGCCGTATGCTTCCAACCCTTCTGCCATTGCTTTACCAGCAACTGCACGAACGGCCGCATTCATACCAGGAGCGTCGCCGCCACTGGTTAAAATACCAATGCGTTTCATTTTTTCACCTCAGGCAATAAATTGAGTTCGTAACTCCATAAGTGATTCTAACACTTTTCATGTGGATTGTCTGTTATTTTCGCAAATTAAATTCGTTAAAAAACGCTGTCGTATCAAGGGATAGCGTTCTTCATGACGACATTATCGCGACCTAATAACGTTGTAAGCGCTGCAACCAAATCTGGATTTTCAGCCACCCAATACTGTGAATTTAGTTCAACTGTTCGGTGGGCAGCTGCGGAATAGATCAAAACAGGATTAGGACCATGAAATTGACTTAAGATTTTTAAAATTTCTTTCTGAGTCCCCGCATCCGCCTGGTCTGGTTGCAGTCGTAAAAAGAGTTGTCCGGCTGGTTTGGGTACCTGATCCGCTAATTGCCAAGTGTTGACGATAACTTGCAGGTCGCGCTGTTGCTCTACCTTGCCACCAATCAAGGCAATCGCTTCTGGCTGTAATTCGGCTTGGATGCGCTGAAAGGTATTCGGAAAAATCGTTAAATTGATTTCGCCTGACAAGTCACTGCCAGTGGCAAACGCCATCGGTTGACCACGCTTAGTTCGAATCGTCCGCACCTTGGTAATATAGACCAATATTTGTGCCGGTTGTTCATTTGTGAGCGTGCTGACTAATTGAGTATGACGCTGACGTGCGAGCCAGTCGTAAGCTTCGACTGGATGGCCAGAAACGTAGACGCCCAGGGTCGCCGCTTCCTTCTCCAAGCGCTCACGTAACGGCAATTCAGGTTGCTTTTTGATTTTTGGTGCTAATGATTCAAATAAGCTCATGCTATCACCGGCCAATTCGGCACTCGACATCAGTTCGGGCACACTCGTCAATAATTCCGCACGATTAAGGCCGAACCGGTCAAAAGCACCAGCATAGATCAAGGCGTTCATTAAATCGGTTTTAAGCCACTTGTCATCGATCCGCTGCATGAACTGTTGTAGATTCTTGAACGGTCCGTTGGCTTTACGCTCATCCAACACGCTCGCAATAAAGTCACGACGCAGGCCTTTAATTGAACTCAGCCCAAAGACGATGGCTTGCCCGTTCCAATCAAAATACTGACCGCTGCGGTTAATATCAGGCGGCACAATGCCCACTTGATGTTGGCGAGCCTCGGCCAGGTACTGTTTCAGCTTAGTACCGTTACCCAAGACTGAGTTCATCAAGGACGTAAAGAAGGCACCTGGATAATGGACTTTCAGGTAGGCCAATTCGAACGCCATTTTGCTATAGGCGACCGCGTGTGACCGGTTAAATCCGTAATTTGCAAACTGTTCGATATACTGATAGACCTGAACGGCCACGTCGGTTGAATAGCCATTCTGCGTCGCCCCAGCAATAAACTGTTCTCGCATCTTATCGATGACCGCCCGTTTTTTCTTACTCATTGCACGCCGCAATAAATCGGCTTCGCCTAAGCTAAAGCCCCCCATCACGGCGGCAACCTGCATGACTTGTTCTTGGTAGACTAGAATGCCATAAGTCGGCCCTAGAATGGGTGCCAGCTGCTCAGCTGGATACGTGACCGGCTCTTGCCCCTGCTTGCGAGCGATAAACCGGTCTATGTTTTCCATCGGCCCCGGACGGTACAATGCATTGACCGCTGCCACTAACTCGAAGTTATCGGGATGCAACCGCCGCAGCACGTTGCGGATTCCCGCCGATTCAAATTGGAACACACCGGTCGTATCGCCCGCTTGAAACAGTTTGAGCGTCGCGGGGTCGTTCAGGTCAATCTTGGTGATAGCGAACGGCTTGCCAGTCTGACGTTGTACATAATGTAGCGCACTCGCCATTAATGACAAATTCCGTAATCCCAAGAAATCCATTTTTAACAGGCCGACTGCTTCAACCGTATCCTTCGTGTACTGAGTCATCATCATGGTCTCGCCACCGGCCTGCAACGGCACGATCTCAATCAGTGGTTTCTGACTCAACACGACCCCGGCTGCATGGGTCGAGTAATGCCGTGGGAGTCCTTCGATTCGCTGCGCCGTTTCAAAGAGCAAGCGATTTTTGCTGGAATCAGCCACTAGATTTTGTAACCGCTGAGAGCCCTGATAGGCTTGCTGCAACGTGATGTGCAACTGGTTCGGAATCGCCGCGCTCCAATCGCTCATTTCAAAGGTCGACAGTCCGAAGACCCGACCGACGTCACGCAAGGCTTGTTTGGCCGCTAACGTTCCGAACGTAATAATTTGTGCAACCCGGTCATGCCCGTATTTCTGATGCACATATTCCAATACTTGTTCACGACGATTGTCTGGAATATCCAAGTCAATATCGGGCATGTTGGCACGTTTGGCATTCAAAAAACGTTCAAATAACAGGTCATACTGCAACGGGTCAACATCCGTGATCTTCAAAACATAGGCCACTAACGACCCCGCTGCCGAACCCCGCCCAGGACCCGTCGTAATATCGGCCTCATGGGCATAATTCATGACGTCCCACACGATCAGAAAGTAGTCATCAA encodes:
- the pyk gene encoding pyruvate kinase gives rise to the protein MKKTKIVSTLGPASTDTDTIVKLIEAGANIFRFNFSHGDHEEHLDRLNKVHEAEKITGKTVGIMLDTKGAEIRTTVQANGKSEYKIGDKVRISMDESLDTTHDKIAVTYKNLYDDVHVGGHVLFDDGLLDMKIDEKDEANRELVTTVQNAGVLGSRKGVNAPGVSINLPGITEKDSSDIRFGLDHEINYIAASFVRKPQDVLDIRELLEEKHMEHVQIFPKIESQEGIDNADEILKVCDGLMVARGDMGVEIPAENVPLVQKSLIKKCNALGMPVITATQMLDSMQENPRPTRAEASDVANAVFDGTDATMLSGESANGLYPVESVAMMAKIDEKAENTLAENGSLQLNRFDKTSVTETIGIAIARAAKNLNIKTIVAATESGYTAKMISKYRPNADILAITFDERTQRGLMVNWGVQPIVADKPETTDDMFDLAASKAVELGFAKEGDLILITAGVPVGERGTTNIMKIQLIGSKLADGQGVGDETVIGKAVIATSAQEAIDKAVEGGVLVTKTTDKDYLPAIEKSSALVVENGGLTSHAAVVGISMGIPVIVGVKDATSVISDGQLITVDSRRGLVYRGASNAL
- the pfkA gene encoding 6-phosphofructokinase, whose protein sequence is MKRIGILTSGGDAPGMNAAVRAVAGKAMAEGLEAYGINYGFAGLVAGDIHKIEAADLDGVIQRGGTLLYSARYPEFAHEEGQLKGIEQLKRFGIDALVVIGGDGSYHGALRLTEHGYNTIGLPGTIDNDIPYTDFTIGFDTAVNTNVQALDRIYDTAHSHDRTFVVEVMGRGAGDVALWSGVSIGATAIVVPEVDWSMEAIANKIKHNRANGHRSNLIVLAEGVMGAQEFVEKLSEYGDFDARGNTIAHMQRGGNPTAKDRVMASKMGAYAVELLLAGKGGLAVGIQNNQLVNHNILDLFESKHDVEVSLDKLNEEISFK
- the dnaE gene encoding DNA polymerase III subunit alpha, which produces MAQYIPLQVLSTFSLLQSTSTISELVQTAKQQGYPALALTDIDVMYGIVDFYNACRQAEITPILGITLNLTGLQLTDQPFSLVVLAKDQAGYQNLMQLSTMKQTATTETPALTAVLPYLHHLMVLTPAKNSEIATLLFQNAAQQAADWVTTVREQVDAGSLYLGVSLDQAPVLRTTMVEFAQQQNLPIVALDPVNYVKTTDYFAVTVLQAIDRGQQIEKPETLQGLDGKDYLRPGARVAADYERLGLTAAVEATSQIAAQCQVELQFQAPQLPTFPTPDGQAANVYLRELCTAGLQQRLAAMTTEVDGQVYQERLERELKVIDQMGFDDYFLIVWDVMNYAHEADITTGPGRGSAAGSLVAYVLKITDVDPLQYDLLFERFLNAKRANMPDIDLDIPDNRREQVLEYVHQKYGHDRVAQIITFGTLAAKQALRDVGRVFGLSTFEMSDWSAAIPNQLHITLQQAYQGSQRLQNLVADSSKNRLLFETAQRIEGLPRHYSTHAAGVVLSQKPLIEIVPLQAGGETMMMTQYTKDTVEAVGLLKMDFLGLRNLSLMASALHYVQRQTGKPFAITKIDLNDPATLKLFQAGDTTGVFQFESAGIRNVLRRLHPDNFELVAAVNALYRPGPMENIDRFIARKQGQEPVTYPAEQLAPILGPTYGILVYQEQVMQVAAVMGGFSLGEADLLRRAMSKKKRAVIDKMREQFIAGATQNGYSTDVAVQVYQYIEQFANYGFNRSHAVAYSKMAFELAYLKVHYPGAFFTSLMNSVLGNGTKLKQYLAEARQHQVGIVPPDINRSGQYFDWNGQAIVFGLSSIKGLRRDFIASVLDERKANGPFKNLQQFMQRIDDKWLKTDLMNALIYAGAFDRFGLNRAELLTSVPELMSSAELAGDSMSLFESLAPKIKKQPELPLRERLEKEAATLGVYVSGHPVEAYDWLARQRHTQLVSTLTNEQPAQILVYITKVRTIRTKRGQPMAFATGSDLSGEINLTIFPNTFQRIQAELQPEAIALIGGKVEQQRDLQVIVNTWQLADQVPKPAGQLFLRLQPDQADAGTQKEILKILSQFHGPNPVLIYSAAAHRTVELNSQYWVAENPDLVAALTTLLGRDNVVMKNAIP